The Devosia sp. MC521 genome has a segment encoding these proteins:
- a CDS encoding 50S ribosomal protein L25/general stress protein Ctc, which produces MANKVLKAQARDGVGKGAAREARRQGLVPAVIYGDKKAPVTVSVSFKDAYKAIYAGGFKSHILDLDVDGTIHQVIPRDYQLDVVRDMPLHIDFLRVSAKSLITVEVAVKFINEEKAPGLKKGGTLNVVRHAVELTVLAHKIPEEITVDLTGAEIGDSIHISAVTLPAGAVPTITDRDFTIATIVAPSALKSEEAAAE; this is translated from the coding sequence ATGGCCAATAAAGTGCTCAAGGCACAGGCGCGCGACGGAGTGGGCAAGGGGGCAGCTCGCGAAGCACGTCGTCAGGGACTTGTTCCTGCAGTTATCTACGGTGACAAGAAGGCTCCTGTCACTGTGTCCGTCTCGTTCAAGGACGCCTACAAGGCGATCTACGCAGGCGGCTTCAAGTCCCACATCCTCGACCTCGACGTTGACGGCACCATCCACCAGGTAATCCCACGCGATTACCAGCTGGACGTTGTCCGCGATATGCCACTGCATATCGACTTCCTGCGCGTTTCGGCTAAGTCGCTGATCACCGTAGAAGTTGCTGTTAAGTTCATCAACGAAGAAAAGGCTCCTGGCCTTAAGAAGGGCGGCACTCTGAACGTCGTTCGTCACGCTGTTGAACTGACCGTTCTCGCTCACAAGATCCCGGAAGAAATCACCGTTGATCTGACCGGCGCAGAAATCGGCGATTCGATCCACATCTCGGCAGTAACCCTGCCAGCTGGTGCGGTTCCGACCATCACCGACCGCGACTTCACTATCGCGACCATCGTCGCTCCTTCCGCACTGAAGTCGGAAGAAGCTGCTGCTGAATAA
- the pth gene encoding aminoacyl-tRNA hydrolase, translated as MKLLVGLGNPGAQYSGNRHNIGFMAIDAIARAYGISAWKTKHSGQYAEGNVGGERVLLLKPQTFMNKSGDSVQQIAKFFKIPVSEVYVFYDELDLAPGKVRVKTGGGNGGHNGLRSIDPQIGLDYKRIRLGIGHPGKENVTHHVLGDFAKADKIWLEPLLDELARQTPLLLNGDDAGFMNKLALALKPEEPAKEAKPKKPSPEASEAPKGQSHIRQARPAASKVELPKSGPMADMLKKLLGGE; from the coding sequence ATGAAACTGCTCGTTGGTCTGGGCAACCCCGGCGCTCAATACTCTGGCAACCGCCACAATATCGGCTTCATGGCGATTGACGCCATTGCCCGCGCCTATGGCATTTCCGCGTGGAAAACCAAGCACTCGGGCCAGTATGCCGAAGGCAATGTCGGCGGCGAGCGCGTGCTCCTCCTCAAGCCTCAAACCTTCATGAATAAGTCCGGCGACAGCGTGCAGCAGATCGCCAAATTCTTCAAAATTCCCGTCAGCGAGGTCTACGTCTTCTATGACGAGCTCGATCTCGCGCCGGGCAAAGTCCGCGTCAAAACCGGTGGCGGAAATGGCGGCCACAACGGCCTGCGCTCCATCGACCCGCAAATCGGCCTCGACTACAAGCGCATCCGTCTCGGTATCGGCCATCCCGGCAAGGAGAACGTCACGCACCACGTTCTCGGCGACTTCGCCAAGGCTGACAAAATCTGGCTTGAGCCGCTGCTCGATGAGCTGGCCCGTCAGACCCCGCTTCTCCTCAACGGCGACGACGCTGGCTTCATGAACAAGCTCGCCCTCGCGCTCAAGCCCGAAGAACCAGCCAAAGAAGCCAAGCCGAAGAAACCTTCGCCAGAAGCGTCTGAAGCACCCAAAGGCCAAAGCCACATCCGCCAAGCCCGCCCAGCGGCGTCCAAGGTCGAGCTCCCCAAATCCGGCCCCATGGCCGACATGCTCAAAAAGCTTTTAGGCGGCGAGTAA